The following coding sequences lie in one Desulfovibrio sp. TomC genomic window:
- a CDS encoding DUF190 domain-containing protein yields the protein MSEYVEIELVRIYCGESDRVDGRPVYELLVEEARRHGAAGATVLRGVLGFGAGSLVHTAKILRLSEDLPMVVEIADRPDRIEALLPRLEALAKGGLIARLPMTARFHCPVRVRDVMASDVATVGPDALLADVVDLLLARNVKAVPVLDAGRRVLGIVTGGDLLTRGGLAARLSVYGLLPRGAREEAAALLSGRTARDVMSAPAQTIGELASLREASQRMVKKGLKRLPVVNEAGELIGIVSRADILRAAAKVPAGTAVALPRFTAGLLQQARDVMFTDVPTAGPDDALPGVVAKLVASPLRRVVVVDKSGAVVGIVHDGDLLARCGPERKPGLFQALFGKKPADDACPTGTVREVMQPTVHSVPEDASLMDVLQAMLAHHVKRLVVTSDGNRLVGMVDRETLLQVIAGRTG from the coding sequence ATGTCGGAATACGTCGAAATCGAACTGGTGCGGATCTATTGCGGCGAATCCGACCGCGTGGACGGCCGGCCGGTCTATGAACTGCTGGTGGAGGAAGCCCGGCGGCACGGTGCGGCCGGGGCCACGGTGCTGCGCGGTGTACTCGGATTCGGGGCCGGCAGTCTGGTGCATACCGCCAAGATTTTGCGCCTGTCCGAAGACCTGCCCATGGTCGTTGAAATCGCCGACCGCCCGGATCGCATCGAGGCCCTGCTGCCGCGCCTCGAGGCCCTGGCCAAGGGCGGACTGATTGCCCGGCTGCCGATGACCGCCCGGTTCCATTGTCCGGTGCGGGTGCGCGACGTTATGGCCTCTGATGTGGCCACCGTCGGCCCGGACGCGCTCCTGGCCGATGTGGTCGACCTGCTCTTGGCCCGAAACGTCAAGGCCGTGCCAGTGCTGGACGCCGGACGCCGGGTCCTTGGCATCGTGACCGGCGGCGATCTGCTCACCCGGGGAGGGCTTGCGGCCCGGCTCTCGGTCTACGGCCTGCTCCCCCGCGGCGCCCGGGAAGAGGCCGCCGCCCTGCTCTCCGGCCGCACGGCCCGGGACGTCATGTCTGCGCCGGCGCAGACCATCGGCGAATTGGCCAGCCTGCGCGAGGCCTCCCAGCGCATGGTCAAAAAGGGACTCAAGCGTCTGCCGGTGGTCAACGAGGCCGGGGAGCTCATCGGCATCGTCAGCCGGGCCGACATCCTGCGCGCGGCCGCCAAGGTGCCGGCCGGGACAGCCGTTGCCCTGCCGCGTTTCACGGCCGGCCTGTTGCAGCAGGCCCGCGACGTCATGTTCACCGATGTGCCGACAGCCGGCCCGGACGACGCCCTGCCCGGGGTCGTGGCCAAGCTCGTGGCCTCGCCGCTTCGCCGGGTGGTCGTCGTGGACAAATCCGGCGCGGTTGTGGGCATCGTCCACGACGGCGACCTGCTCGCCCGGTGCGGGCCGGAGCGTAAACCCGGACTTTTTCAAGCGCTTTTCGGCAAAAAGCCGGCCGACGACGCCTGCCCGACCGGCACGGTGCGCGAGGTCATGCAGCCAACAGTTCACAGTGTGCCCGAAGACGCCTCGCTCATGGACGTGCTGCAAGCCATGCTCGCCCACCACGTCAAACGACTGGTGGTCACGAGCGATGGCAACCGCCTCGTCGGCATGGTGGACCGGGAGACGCTTTTGCAGGTCATTGCCGGCCGGACGGGATAG
- the nifU gene encoding Fe-S cluster assembly protein NifU — protein sequence MWEYTDKVRDHFLNPRNVGSLEDANAVGEVGSLACGDALKLFLKINDAGVIEDARFQTFGCASAIASSSVLTELLKGKTIEEARALTNKDIADDLGGLPKEKMHCSVMGQEALEAALADYLGEKAPAHEPEGELVCKCFGVYDGQIRRAIRENKLTTVEEVTDFTKAGGGCGDCLEKLAGILAEELGQAAAKPLVELQVKRPMTNLERVKLVTKVMEEEIRPNLKKDGGDIELVDIDGTTVFVSLRGACKGCPSSNVTLTEFVQKRLQELVDPAITVKGAGK from the coding sequence ATGTGGGAATATACAGATAAAGTCAGGGATCATTTTCTCAATCCGAGAAATGTCGGCAGTCTTGAGGACGCCAATGCCGTGGGCGAGGTCGGCTCGCTGGCCTGCGGCGACGCGCTCAAGCTTTTTCTCAAGATCAACGACGCCGGGGTCATCGAGGACGCCCGGTTTCAGACCTTCGGCTGCGCCTCGGCCATTGCCTCCAGTTCGGTTTTGACCGAACTGCTCAAGGGCAAGACCATTGAGGAAGCCCGGGCGTTGACCAACAAGGACATCGCCGACGATCTGGGCGGGCTGCCCAAGGAAAAGATGCACTGTTCGGTCATGGGCCAGGAAGCCTTGGAAGCGGCCTTGGCCGATTATCTGGGCGAGAAGGCCCCGGCCCATGAGCCTGAGGGCGAGCTGGTGTGCAAGTGCTTCGGCGTCTACGACGGCCAGATTCGCCGGGCCATCCGGGAAAACAAGCTGACCACCGTCGAAGAGGTCACGGACTTCACCAAGGCCGGCGGCGGCTGCGGCGATTGCCTGGAAAAGCTGGCCGGCATCCTGGCCGAGGAACTGGGACAGGCAGCGGCCAAGCCGTTGGTCGAATTGCAGGTGAAGCGGCCCATGACCAATCTGGAGCGGGTCAAGCTCGTGACCAAGGTAATGGAAGAGGAAATCCGTCCGAACCTGAAAAAGGACGGCGGCGACATCGAACTGGTGGACATTGACGGCACCACGGTCTTCGTTTCCCTGCGCGGCGCCTGCAAGGGCTGTCCGAGCAGCAACGTGACGCTGACGGAATTCGTCCAGAAGCGGTTGCAGGAACTGGTCGATCCGGCCATCACGGTCAAGGGGGCGGGAAAATGA
- a CDS encoding Rne/Rng family ribonuclease has protein sequence MSRGKKRKQKMFISVLPGEQVEVAVAEDGLLLEYYVEMVHQAKTRGHIYKGKIHNIDPALQAAFINYGADRNGFLQIDEVHPEYYQIVQSGGDRRPKYPPIQKALKKNQELLVQVVKEPTGHKGAFLTTYLSLPGRYFVLTPGREQRGVSRKIEDEAERKRLKEVISGLKLDEGLGLIVRTAALSQSKTSLERDLSYLKRLWKEVRQRGTTADTPSLIYQELDLSSRAVRDYLTDDVGEIWVDEPETAKRVSEMAALVYPRRPGIVKQHNDIDIPLWDRFNLRKQIEQLYGREVTLPSGGVLVFDHAEALTAVDINSGKIGGESNFREMALKTNIEASEEVARQLRLRDIGGQVVIDFIEMKDRKHVAEVEKTLRAAFKNDRARTDVGRISRFGLLEIVRQRLGSSALSITSEPCPCCNGSGQRRNHEWQALTVLKDVYRQLRKDTGQDSVTAKVSEELALYMLNNKRVRLSAMEEEFKKKINILAL, from the coding sequence ATGAGCAGAGGAAAGAAACGCAAGCAGAAAATGTTTATCAGCGTGCTGCCCGGCGAACAGGTCGAGGTGGCCGTGGCCGAAGATGGCCTGCTGCTTGAATATTACGTGGAGATGGTCCATCAGGCCAAGACCCGGGGCCATATCTACAAGGGCAAGATCCATAACATCGATCCGGCCCTGCAAGCGGCGTTTATCAATTACGGCGCGGATCGAAACGGTTTTTTGCAGATCGACGAAGTCCACCCCGAGTACTACCAGATCGTGCAGTCCGGCGGCGACCGTCGGCCCAAATATCCGCCCATTCAGAAGGCGCTGAAAAAGAATCAGGAGCTGCTTGTCCAGGTGGTCAAGGAGCCGACCGGCCATAAGGGCGCGTTTTTAACCACCTATCTTTCCCTGCCCGGCCGTTATTTCGTCCTGACCCCGGGGCGCGAGCAGCGGGGCGTGTCGCGCAAGATCGAGGACGAGGCCGAGCGCAAGCGCCTTAAAGAAGTCATTTCCGGCCTCAAGCTCGACGAGGGGCTGGGGCTTATTGTGCGCACCGCCGCCCTGTCCCAGTCCAAGACGTCGCTTGAGCGCGATTTGTCGTACTTGAAGCGTCTGTGGAAGGAAGTGCGCCAGCGCGGCACCACCGCCGACACCCCGAGCCTGATCTACCAGGAGCTGGACCTGTCCTCCCGGGCCGTGCGCGACTACCTCACCGACGACGTGGGCGAAATCTGGGTGGATGAACCGGAAACCGCCAAACGCGTGTCCGAAATGGCGGCCCTGGTCTATCCGCGTCGTCCCGGCATCGTCAAACAGCACAACGACATCGATATTCCATTGTGGGACCGCTTCAATCTGCGCAAGCAGATCGAGCAGCTCTATGGCCGGGAAGTGACCCTGCCAAGCGGCGGGGTGCTGGTCTTTGACCACGCCGAGGCCCTGACCGCCGTGGACATCAACTCCGGCAAGATCGGCGGCGAATCGAATTTCCGCGAGATGGCCCTTAAGACCAACATCGAGGCCTCGGAAGAAGTCGCCAGACAACTGCGCCTGCGCGACATCGGCGGCCAGGTGGTCATCGATTTTATTGAGATGAAGGACCGAAAGCACGTAGCCGAGGTGGAAAAAACCTTGCGGGCGGCCTTTAAAAACGATCGGGCGCGCACGGATGTGGGCCGCATCTCCCGCTTTGGCCTGCTTGAAATCGTGCGCCAGCGCCTGGGGTCTTCGGCCCTGTCCATCACTTCCGAACCCTGCCCCTGCTGCAACGGTTCCGGCCAGCGCCGCAACCACGAGTGGCAGGCGCTCACCGTGCTCAAAGACGTCTACCGCCAGTTGCGCAAAGACACCGGCCAGGACTCGGTCACGGCCAAGGTGTCCGAGGAACTCGCCTTGTACATGCTCAACAACAAGCGGGTGCGCCTTTCGGCCATGGAAGAGGAATTTAAAAAGAAGATCAACATCCTCGCGCTCTGA
- the proC gene encoding pyrroline-5-carboxylate reductase, which produces MAAVIGFLGAGNMGAAIIKGLAAVPDVSAVAYDVDAAKVAALAGEKLAKAAVTPEDLAAVSDYLVLCVKPQYLAGAMAQLTPHLGPETVIVSIVAGVTMAKLRELSGGKCPVVRVMPNTPALVGAGQFALCLDDPALDAGQKDFVATLFAALGRTSVLEEKFFDAFTGLAGSGPAYVLYFMEALIESGVLMGFARDKSTDIVLGLFEGTAKLAVETGLHPSVLREMVTSPAGTTIEALMHLDRKAVRAAIIDAAAASKDRSAALGA; this is translated from the coding sequence ATGGCCGCCGTCATCGGATTTCTCGGCGCGGGGAACATGGGCGCAGCCATCATAAAAGGTCTGGCCGCTGTCCCCGACGTTTCGGCCGTGGCCTACGACGTCGATGCCGCCAAGGTCGCGGCCCTGGCCGGCGAGAAGCTGGCCAAGGCTGCAGTCACCCCCGAAGATCTGGCGGCCGTGAGCGACTACCTCGTCTTGTGCGTCAAGCCCCAGTATCTGGCCGGGGCCATGGCCCAGTTGACCCCGCATCTGGGTCCGGAAACGGTCATCGTGTCCATCGTGGCCGGCGTGACCATGGCGAAACTGCGGGAACTCTCCGGCGGCAAGTGTCCGGTGGTGCGGGTCATGCCCAACACCCCGGCCCTGGTCGGCGCGGGCCAGTTCGCCCTGTGCCTGGACGATCCGGCCCTGGACGCCGGCCAGAAGGACTTCGTCGCCACGCTCTTTGCCGCCCTGGGGCGCACCTCCGTGCTGGAAGAAAAATTCTTCGACGCCTTCACCGGTCTGGCCGGTTCCGGTCCGGCCTACGTGCTCTACTTCATGGAGGCGCTCATCGAATCCGGGGTGCTCATGGGCTTTGCCCGGGACAAGTCCACGGACATCGTGCTCGGCCTGTTCGAGGGCACGGCCAAGCTGGCGGTTGAAACGGGCCTGCATCCCAGCGTGTTGCGCGAGATGGTGACCTCGCCGGCCGGCACCACCATCGAGGCGCTCATGCACCTCGATCGCAAGGCCGTGCGCGCGGCCATTATTGACGCGGCCGCAGCCTCCAAGGACCGCTCCGCAGCCCTTGGCGCATAA
- the epsC gene encoding serine O-acetyltransferase EpsC, translated as MPADSIRLPRPKRRTPVEWVTEMLCEEASYQKVYHRPLHDEPMPSVAVLEEVMERLRGAIFPGYFGHSDVAPENMRFHIGASLDAVYKLLTDQVRRGHCFFCEINEAGNCQECQERAERLVGDFLMRLPDIREALAEDAQAAYEGDPASRSPGETIFCYPSLTALTHHRVAHELHKLGVDLIPRIISEMAHSRTGIDIHPGATIGRRFFIDHGTGTVIGETCIIGDNVRLYQGVTLGAKSFPKDEAGVLVKGIARHPVVEDDVVIYAGATALGRITIGKGAVIGGNVWVVDDVPAGARIAQQGPGGVLIRDGAGI; from the coding sequence ATGCCTGCCGATTCGATCCGGCTGCCCCGCCCCAAACGGCGTACGCCGGTGGAGTGGGTCACGGAAATGCTGTGCGAGGAGGCCTCCTACCAGAAGGTCTACCATCGGCCGCTGCATGACGAGCCCATGCCGTCGGTGGCGGTCCTGGAAGAGGTCATGGAACGGCTGCGCGGCGCGATCTTTCCCGGCTATTTCGGCCATTCCGACGTCGCGCCGGAAAATATGCGCTTTCATATCGGGGCCAGCCTGGACGCGGTCTACAAGCTCCTGACCGATCAGGTCCGGCGCGGACACTGTTTTTTTTGCGAAATAAACGAGGCCGGCAATTGCCAGGAATGCCAGGAGCGGGCCGAGCGGCTGGTGGGGGATTTCCTCATGCGCCTGCCCGACATCCGCGAGGCCCTGGCCGAGGACGCCCAGGCCGCCTATGAGGGCGACCCGGCCTCGCGTTCCCCCGGCGAGACGATTTTCTGTTACCCGAGCCTGACCGCGCTCACCCACCACCGGGTGGCTCATGAGTTGCACAAGCTTGGCGTGGATCTCATTCCGCGCATCATCTCCGAGATGGCCCATTCCCGCACCGGCATCGACATCCACCCCGGGGCCACCATCGGCCGGCGGTTTTTTATTGACCACGGCACCGGCACGGTCATCGGCGAGACCTGCATCATCGGCGACAACGTGCGGCTCTATCAGGGCGTCACCCTTGGGGCCAAGAGTTTTCCCAAGGATGAGGCCGGGGTGCTGGTCAAGGGCATTGCCCGCCATCCGGTCGTCGAGGACGATGTGGTGATCTACGCCGGGGCCACGGCCCTGGGGCGCATCACCATTGGCAAGGGTGCGGTCATCGGCGGCAATGTCTGGGTGGTGGACGACGTTCCGGCCGGGGCGCGCATTGCCCAGCAAGGTCCTGGCGGCGTGCTTATCCGCGACGGCGCGGGCATCTGA
- a CDS encoding epoxyqueuosine reductase QueH, whose translation MADRMLLHICCGPCAIAPLLRLTEAGLDVVGLFANDNIQPAAEWLRRRDGAARVAARFGIELFIDDYHPVPHMVRSLADPAGRCRPCWAERLDRTAAKARELGCRAFTSSLLYSKYQDHAAITALGQEAADRHGLPFAYADYRVHWDEGIALSREWDIYRQPYCGCILSELDRYAKKLRRPPDIG comes from the coding sequence ATGGCCGACCGGATGTTGCTCCATATCTGCTGCGGCCCGTGCGCCATTGCCCCGCTTTTGCGCCTGACCGAGGCCGGCCTGGATGTTGTCGGGCTTTTTGCCAACGACAACATCCAGCCCGCCGCCGAGTGGCTGCGTCGCCGAGACGGCGCGGCCCGGGTGGCCGCGCGTTTTGGGATCGAACTTTTCATCGACGACTACCATCCCGTGCCCCACATGGTCCGGTCCCTGGCCGACCCGGCCGGACGCTGCCGGCCATGCTGGGCCGAGCGTCTGGACCGGACAGCGGCCAAGGCCCGGGAACTGGGCTGCCGCGCCTTCACCTCCTCGCTCCTCTACAGCAAATACCAGGACCACGCCGCCATCACTGCCCTTGGCCAGGAGGCGGCCGACCGCCATGGCCTGCCCTTTGCCTACGCCGACTACCGCGTCCACTGGGACGAGGGCATTGCCCTGTCCCGGGAGTGGGACATCTACCGCCAGCCCTACTGCGGCTGCATCCTCAGCGAACTCGACCGCTACGCCAAAAAACTGCGCCGCCCGCCGGATATTGGGTAA
- the cysK gene encoding cysteine synthase A has translation MHVYNDMTELVGATPMVWLTRLAEGCSARVAAKLESFNPCSSVKDRIGVAMIRAAEREGRVGPGTVVVEPTSGNTGIGLAFMCAVRGYRLLLTMPESMSVERRTLLKGFGAELVLTPAAKGMTGAVERARELVAEIPGAFMPMQFANPANPDTHAQTTGPEIWEDTDGAVDIFVAGVGTGGTITGVARALKAKKPAVRAVAVEPAASPVLSGGKPGPHAIQGIGAGFIPEVLDRSLVDEVFTVENEAAMAMARRLLREEGILCGISSGANAYAALEIAKRPENAGKVVVFIVCDTGERYLSTPLFTEGV, from the coding sequence ATGCACGTATACAATGACATGACCGAACTGGTGGGCGCGACGCCCATGGTGTGGCTCACACGGCTGGCCGAGGGCTGTTCGGCCCGGGTGGCGGCCAAGCTGGAATCGTTTAATCCGTGTTCGTCGGTCAAGGACCGGATCGGCGTGGCCATGATCCGGGCGGCCGAGCGCGAGGGGCGCGTCGGGCCAGGCACGGTGGTGGTGGAGCCGACGTCGGGCAATACCGGCATCGGGCTGGCCTTTATGTGCGCGGTGCGCGGCTACCGGCTGCTTTTAACCATGCCCGAGTCCATGAGCGTGGAGCGGCGCACCCTGCTTAAGGGATTTGGGGCCGAATTGGTGCTGACTCCGGCGGCCAAGGGCATGACGGGCGCGGTCGAACGAGCGCGCGAACTCGTGGCCGAGATTCCCGGGGCCTTTATGCCCATGCAGTTTGCCAATCCGGCCAACCCGGATACCCATGCCCAGACCACCGGCCCGGAAATCTGGGAAGACACCGACGGCGCAGTGGATATCTTTGTGGCCGGCGTTGGCACCGGCGGCACCATTACCGGCGTTGCCCGGGCGCTCAAGGCCAAGAAGCCGGCAGTTCGGGCCGTGGCCGTGGAACCGGCCGCCTCGCCGGTGCTGTCCGGTGGCAAGCCGGGGCCCCACGCCATCCAGGGCATTGGCGCGGGTTTTATTCCCGAGGTCTTGGACCGAAGCCTCGTGGATGAAGTCTTCACCGTGGAAAACGAGGCGGCCATGGCCATGGCCCGGCGGCTGTTGCGCGAGGAGGGCATCTTGTGCGGCATCTCGTCCGGGGCCAATGCCTATGCCGCCCTGGAGATTGCCAAGCGCCCGGAGAATGCCGGCAAGGTGGTCGTTTTTATCGTTTGCGACACGGGGGAGCGCTATCTCTCCACGCCGCTTTTTACCGAGGGGGTCTGA
- a CDS encoding TOBE domain-containing protein, which translates to MKVSARNLIPGTVKKVTIGLVNAEVVVEAAPGVEIVSVITKESAEAMGLKAGAKVKAMVKASSVMIVSD; encoded by the coding sequence ATGAAAGTCAGCGCCCGCAATCTGATCCCCGGCACCGTCAAGAAGGTCACCATCGGTCTGGTCAACGCCGAAGTCGTTGTCGAAGCCGCCCCCGGCGTCGAGATCGTTTCGGTCATCACCAAGGAATCCGCCGAAGCCATGGGGCTCAAGGCCGGGGCCAAGGTCAAGGCCATGGTCAAGGCCTCCAGCGTCATGATCGTCTCCGACTAG
- a CDS encoding TOBE domain-containing protein — MKVSARNLIPGTVKKVTIGMVNAEVVIEAAPGVEIVSVITKESAEAMGIKAGAKVKAMVKASSVMIVSE; from the coding sequence ATGAAAGTCAGCGCCCGCAATCTGATCCCCGGCACCGTCAAGAAAGTCACCATCGGCATGGTCAACGCCGAAGTCGTCATCGAAGCCGCCCCCGGCGTCGAGATCGTTTCGGTCATCACCAAGGAATCCGCCGAGGCCATGGGCATCAAAGCCGGGGCCAAGGTCAAGGCCATGGTCAAGGCGTCCAGTGTCATGATCGTCTCCGAGTAA
- a CDS encoding cold shock domain-containing protein: MAFEGTVKWFSDKKGYGFIMREGEDDVFVHYSSIEGEGFRTLREGEEVSFEILQGERGPKATNVVRPA, translated from the coding sequence ATGGCATTCGAAGGCACCGTGAAGTGGTTCAGTGACAAAAAGGGTTATGGATTTATCATGCGCGAGGGCGAAGATGACGTCTTCGTCCATTACTCTTCCATTGAAGGCGAGGGATTTCGCACGCTGCGCGAGGGCGAGGAAGTATCCTTTGAGATCCTTCAGGGTGAACGCGGACCCAAGGCTACGAATGTAGTGCGGCCTGCGTAA
- the ndk gene encoding nucleoside-diphosphate kinase: MERTLSIIKPDAVARNLSGAILKMIQDAGLKVVAMKMIQLSAAEAEGFYAVHKERPFFRSLVDFMISGPVVVSILEGDDAIAKYRKLMGATNPANAEEGTIRKCYALDIEKNSVHGSDAPETAAFETAYYFSTLEMVG; encoded by the coding sequence ATGGAACGTACCCTTTCCATCATCAAGCCCGACGCCGTTGCGCGCAATCTGTCCGGAGCCATTCTCAAAATGATCCAGGACGCCGGCCTCAAAGTCGTGGCCATGAAGATGATCCAGCTCTCCGCCGCCGAGGCCGAAGGCTTTTACGCCGTGCACAAGGAACGCCCGTTTTTCCGCAGCCTGGTCGATTTCATGATCTCCGGCCCGGTGGTCGTGTCCATCCTCGAAGGCGACGACGCCATTGCCAAGTACCGCAAGCTCATGGGCGCCACCAACCCGGCCAATGCCGAGGAAGGCACCATTCGCAAGTGCTACGCCCTGGACATCGAGAAGAACTCCGTCCACGGCTCCGACGCCCCTGAGACGGCCGCCTTCGAGACTGCCTACTACTTCAGCACGCTTGAGATGGTGGGCTAA
- the nifS gene encoding cysteine desulfurase NifS, protein MKPVYFDNNATTMVAPEVVAEMLPFLSEYYGNPSSMHSFGGQVGTKLKEARSAIAGVLGCQPEELIFTSCGSEGDNTAILSALAAQPDKRHIVTTRVEHPAVLSLAKHLEEKGYEVTYLGVDEKGRLNLDELGQAIRKDTAIVSIMYANNETGVIFPLPEIAALCKARGVLLHTDAVQAVGKVAIDLSKLPVDMLVLSGHKLHAPKGVGVLFVRKGTPFRPFLIGGHQERGRRAGTENTAGIIALAKAMTLAKEHMAEENTRVKALRDRLEAGILAAVPHAQINGDTEHRLPNTTSIAFKFVEGEAILLMLDQYGICASSGSACTSGSLEPSHVLRAMGVPFTYAHGSIRFSLSRYTTEADVDLVLEKLPGIIETLRRMSPFREEDAAKPACTC, encoded by the coding sequence ATGAAGCCGGTTTATTTCGACAACAACGCCACGACCATGGTGGCTCCGGAAGTTGTGGCCGAGATGTTGCCGTTTTTGTCCGAATATTACGGCAATCCGTCGAGCATGCATTCCTTTGGCGGCCAGGTCGGGACGAAGCTCAAAGAGGCGCGAAGCGCCATTGCCGGGGTGCTTGGCTGCCAGCCCGAGGAGCTGATTTTTACCTCCTGCGGCTCCGAGGGCGACAACACCGCCATCTTAAGCGCCCTGGCCGCCCAGCCGGACAAGCGCCATATCGTCACCACCCGGGTGGAGCATCCGGCGGTCCTCAGTCTGGCCAAGCATCTGGAAGAAAAAGGCTATGAGGTGACGTATCTCGGCGTGGACGAAAAAGGCCGGCTGAACCTTGATGAACTGGGCCAAGCCATCCGCAAGGATACGGCTATCGTCTCCATCATGTACGCCAACAATGAAACCGGCGTGATTTTTCCGCTGCCCGAGATTGCGGCCCTGTGCAAGGCGCGCGGCGTGTTGCTCCATACCGACGCGGTCCAGGCCGTGGGCAAGGTCGCCATCGACCTGTCCAAACTGCCCGTGGACATGCTGGTCCTCTCCGGCCACAAGCTCCATGCCCCCAAGGGCGTGGGCGTCCTTTTCGTGCGCAAGGGCACGCCGTTTCGCCCGTTTCTCATCGGCGGCCACCAGGAACGCGGCCGTCGGGCCGGGACCGAGAATACCGCCGGCATCATTGCCCTGGCCAAGGCCATGACCCTGGCCAAGGAGCATATGGCCGAGGAAAACACCCGGGTGAAAGCCCTGCGCGACCGCCTCGAAGCCGGCATCCTGGCCGCCGTGCCCCATGCCCAGATAAACGGCGACACCGAGCATCGGCTGCCCAACACCACAAGCATTGCCTTTAAGTTCGTTGAAGGCGAAGCCATCCTGCTCATGCTCGACCAGTACGGCATCTGCGCCAGCTCCGGCTCGGCCTGCACCTCGGGCAGCCTCGAACCCTCCCACGTGCTGCGGGCCATGGGCGTGCCGTTCACCTACGCCCACGGTTCCATTCGATTCAGCCTCTCGCGTTACACCACCGAGGCCGACGTGGATCTGGTGCTGGAGAAATTGCCGGGCATCATCGAAACCCTGCGGCGCATGTCGCCGTTTCGCGAAGAAGACGCTGCCAAACCTGCCTGCACCTGCTAA
- the cbiB gene encoding adenosylcobinamide-phosphate synthase CbiB: protein MNPLLLLPLAVIFDLLLGDPPGWPHPVRAIGWCYARCDALADRRGWRNRLWGAVCVIAVAAGSAGLVWAACRLPFLGSLCALYFAVAGLALGSLLAEGRKAARFLIAGDIEAARTVVGGLVSRDVTELSAPDLWRALAESVAENANDGFVAPLFWLALTGPAGLWAYKAVSTADSMWGYRTVRYTDFGWFGARADDVLAWLPARLTAAAMWLAAGLLGLGRGVRLADIARDAAASASPNAGWPMAAAAWLCGGGMGGPSRYFGQLVEKPRLGPSVGVWDAQRYRLLSRLVLFTGCIVVVGTVSLRSILVLFV, encoded by the coding sequence ATGAATCCACTGCTGTTGCTCCCCTTGGCCGTCATTTTTGACCTGCTCTTGGGCGACCCGCCCGGTTGGCCTCATCCGGTGCGGGCCATCGGCTGGTGCTATGCCCGCTGCGACGCCCTGGCCGACCGGCGGGGCTGGCGTAATCGCCTTTGGGGAGCCGTCTGCGTCATAGCCGTGGCTGCCGGCAGCGCCGGTCTGGTCTGGGCGGCATGCCGGCTGCCTTTCCTTGGCTCGCTGTGCGCCCTCTATTTCGCCGTTGCCGGTCTGGCTCTGGGGAGCCTCTTGGCCGAGGGCCGGAAAGCGGCACGGTTCTTGATTGCTGGTGACATTGAAGCCGCCCGCACTGTTGTGGGCGGGCTGGTCAGCCGGGACGTGACGGAGCTTTCTGCGCCGGACCTGTGGCGGGCCTTGGCCGAATCCGTGGCCGAGAACGCCAATGACGGGTTTGTCGCGCCGCTGTTCTGGCTGGCCCTGACCGGTCCGGCCGGATTGTGGGCCTATAAAGCCGTGTCCACGGCCGACTCCATGTGGGGCTATCGAACAGTGCGCTACACGGATTTCGGCTGGTTCGGAGCCAGGGCCGACGATGTGCTGGCCTGGCTGCCGGCCCGGCTCACCGCAGCCGCCATGTGGCTGGCGGCCGGCCTGCTGGGCCTTGGGCGGGGCGTGCGTCTGGCCGATATCGCCCGCGATGCCGCCGCCAGCGCCAGCCCCAATGCCGGCTGGCCCATGGCTGCTGCGGCCTGGCTGTGCGGCGGCGGCATGGGCGGTCCGTCGCGATATTTCGGGCAACTGGTTGAAAAGCCCCGTCTCGGGCCGTCCGTCGGGGTTTGGGACGCCCAGCGTTACCGATTGTTGAGCAGATTGGTATTGTTTACAGGATGTATTGTTGTGGTGGGAACTGTTTCTTTGCGAAGCATTCTCGTCTTGTTTGTATAG
- a CDS encoding fluoride efflux transporter FluC: MFEKLALVALAGAAGTLARYWLSGVVYEVAGRDFPWGTAVVNILGCFLFGLVWELGGERMLLRTESRLVLLTGFMGAFTTFSTFIFESSAFLEDGRILPALANVGFQTVLGFAAMFGGLLLGRLL; this comes from the coding sequence ATGTTCGAAAAACTGGCCCTCGTCGCCCTGGCCGGAGCGGCCGGCACCCTGGCCCGCTACTGGCTCTCCGGGGTGGTCTACGAAGTGGCCGGCCGGGATTTTCCCTGGGGCACGGCGGTCGTCAATATCCTCGGCTGCTTTCTGTTTGGCCTGGTATGGGAGCTTGGCGGCGAACGAATGCTCTTGCGCACCGAATCCCGCCTTGTCCTGCTTACAGGCTTCATGGGCGCGTTTACAACCTTTTCCACCTTCATTTTTGAAAGCAGCGCCTTTCTGGAAGACGGCCGCATCCTGCCGGCCCTGGCCAATGTGGGTTTTCAGACCGTGTTGGGATTTGCCGCAATGTTCGGCGGTCTGCTGCTTGGCCGGCTGTTATAG